AATCCCAATCTTAGCTGCATTATTCGTACCATTAGCAAGTACAGCAGGATTCTCACCAGTTGCGATTGCCATTCTTATTGGTACGGCTGGAGCTCTAGGAGATGCAGGTTCTCCGGCATCTGACAGCACATTAGGGCCGACAGCTGGATTGAATGTTGATGGAAAGCATAATCACATTTGGGATACTTGTGTGCCAACCTTTGTACACTACAACATCCCACTGTTCTTATTCGGGTGGATTGCTGCAGTTATATTTTAATTAAGAATGAGAAGACTATGGGTCCGTCCATAGTCTTTTTTGTTTGGATTACATGCATGACTATCGCCTTTCTTACAAAAGATAAAGAAAAAAGTGTGGTGGGTATGTTGAATAAATTAAAGGTAATTTCATTTTTGATTTCTGTGCTTTTTTATTCTGTTTCACCGTCAACCAATATACATGCGCTTGCGCTTGATCATACAACATTCGGGTGGGGTTATAAGAAAAACACAGAACATAATCCACCTGATGCAGGAAAGTATGCTCCCCTTTTAGAAGAGTATGGTGGTTTTTATGTTGATAAATCCGGAGAGAAGGTCGTTTACTTAACCTTTGATATGGGATATGAGGCTGGTTATACTTCAGATATTTTAGACATTTTAAAAGAGCATAAAGTTCCAGCAGCTTTTTTCTTAGCTGGTCATTATATTGACAGCCAGCCAAAACTGTTGAAACGAATGAAGAACGAGGGACATATTATTGGGAACCACTCCTGGACACATCGAGATTTTACGACTTTGTCCGAAGGAAAAATAAAAGAGGATTTGGAGAGAATTGAAAAAGGTGTAGAAAAAGTGTTGGGGGATGGTGACTTAAAATACGTACGCCCACCAAGAGGGGATTTCAGTGAGCGTACACTAGCTATCACAAGTAAGTTGGGATATGTAAATATATTTTGGTCTTCTGCTCTTGTCGATTGGGGCGGAAGGAATAGTGGATGGCAAGCCGCTTTTCGTAATGTAATGGATCATATCCACCCAGGAGCAATTATTCTTCTACACGCAACATCAAAGGCTAATGCTGAAGCTCTAGAGCATTTAATCCAAGAATTACGGAAAGATGGCTATGAATTTAAAAGCTTAGATTACCTATTGTGGAAAGAAACAGTAGAACCACCGTTTAACTTTTAGCATTGGAAACTGATATTCCAATGCTTTTTTCTATTGATTTTATTTAGATGTGTTAAGATGTAGTATGTTGACCACCAAAGGTAAAGGAGTGACCTGTATGTGGCTTTATGAATATGAGAGTGACTATATTTATGATTTCGATTATACACTTTTACGTTTAAGTTTAGACCCGTTACATAAATTAAATCGTACAGAGAGATGGGTGGATGTACCATTACGTCTTGGGAGTGACAAACATGTAGTGCGAGTGGAAGCGAAAGGGACAACCTCTAAACCAGTTTTTCATATTAAAGGGGATAGTGAATTACATAAAGGTGAATTGGTCAGTGTAATCTTCCAGTTATTTCAGTGGGATATGGATCTTAGTAAGGTACATGCTCACTTTCAGGAAACGAATTTAAATTCGTTATTTCAGTCATTACCAGCTACTCCAATCGTAAAAGATTTTGATTTATATGGTGCGTTAATGAAAATTATTATACATCAGCAATTAAATATGAAGTTTGCCCACACTTTGTCAACCCGGTTTGTTCAAAAATATGGAGAAAAAATCAATGGTGTTTGGTATTACCCCGAACCCGAAAGAACTGCGACAATCCCGTATGAAGAATTAAGGGAACTGCAGTTTAGTCAGCGTAAAGCAGAATATGTTATAGATACCTCGAAACGAATCGTCGACGGAAAATTAGATTTACAGACCCTAGCTGGAAAGAGAGATGACGAAGTAGAGCAGGAGCTTACGAAAATACGTGGAATCGGAAAATGGACTGCGGAAAACTGGTTGTTATTCGCGTTAGGTCGGCCTAATTTATTGCCCGCTGCTGATATTGGGATTCAAAATGCCTTAAAAAAATTACTTCAATTGGATGTAAAACCGAAAAAAGACGAAATATATAAAATGGGGGAACAATGGGCGCCCTATCGAAGTTATGCGTCATTGACATTATGGCGAAGCATTGAAAGTTAGGTGATAAATATGAATAAGCATAAACATCAAAAAGGTCGTCAAAAACAGAAACATCAACAAAATCAACAGAGTGATAAACCTGTCGAGCTGCTCATTACAATTAAACGTATGGGGATTAACGGTGAAGGAATTGGGTACTACAAACGAAAAGCCGTCTTTGTCCAAGGAGCATTGCCTGGAGAAGAAGTGATAGTTGTTGTAACTAGGGAGTACCCAAAATATATACGGGCTGAAATGAAAAGAATACGAACAAAATCAAAGGATCGTGTTGATCCCCCTTGTGATGTATACGAAGCTTGTGGAGGCTGCCAACTTCAACATCTCCGTTATGAAAAGCAGCTCGCATTTAAGCGAGACTTAATCCTTCAGTCACTAGAACGGTATGTGAAAAAAGAAGTTGATCCTAGTATCATCAAAAAAACAATTGGTATGAAGCATCCGTGGGATTACCGAAATAAAAGTCAGCTACAAGTTGGGAGAATTCGTGACAATGTCATCGTTGGGTTATATGGCCAAGGTTCACACCGTTTAATTGACATTACAGGTTGTCTCGTACAACATCCGAAAACCAATGACGTTGCATTACAAATGAAGAAAATTATTGCTGACTTAAATATTCCTGTATATCAAGAGAAAAAACATGAGGGGATAATTCGTACGATTGTAACTCGGCTTGGATTTGAGACAGGTCAAATTCAGTTGGTGTTAGTAACGACGAAAGAAAGTTTCCCGAAAAAACAGTTGTTAATTAAGGAAATACAAAAAAGGTTGCCGCAAGTCACATCCTTAATGTTGAACGTCAATAATGAACGAACATCCCTTATATATGGAGAAAACACCTTCCATTTATCAGGGGAAGAATATATTGAAGAAAAGCTTGATGAAATTGGCTTTGAATTATCGGCTCGAGCATTTTTCCAGTTAAATCCGGCGCAAACGATCAAACTTTACAATGAAGTGAAAAAAGTCGCGGAGTTGACGGGTGAGGAAAAAGTCGTAGATGCATACTGTGGTGTAGGAACCATTGGCTTATGGTTAGCGTCAAATGCGAAGGAAGTAAGAGGGATGGAAGTTATTGAAGATGCAGTGAAAGATGCACGGAAGAACGCAGAGAAACGAGGAGTCGATAACGTAAAGTATTACACCGGAACAGCTGAAAGCTGGTTGCCAAAATGGAAGAAAGAAGGGTTTGACCCTGATGTTATTATTGTGGATCCTCCTCGTACTGGATGTGACAACCGTTTCCTGGAAACAGTAAAAAAGATCAGACCGAAAAAGTTTATTTATGTC
Above is a window of Salirhabdus salicampi DNA encoding:
- the pdaA gene encoding delta-lactam-biosynthetic de-N-acetylase, which codes for MLNKLKVISFLISVLFYSVSPSTNIHALALDHTTFGWGYKKNTEHNPPDAGKYAPLLEEYGGFYVDKSGEKVVYLTFDMGYEAGYTSDILDILKEHKVPAAFFLAGHYIDSQPKLLKRMKNEGHIIGNHSWTHRDFTTLSEGKIKEDLERIEKGVEKVLGDGDLKYVRPPRGDFSERTLAITSKLGYVNIFWSSALVDWGGRNSGWQAAFRNVMDHIHPGAIILLHATSKANAEALEHLIQELRKDGYEFKSLDYLLWKETVEPPFNF
- a CDS encoding DNA-3-methyladenine glycosylase family protein, whose amino-acid sequence is MWLYEYESDYIYDFDYTLLRLSLDPLHKLNRTERWVDVPLRLGSDKHVVRVEAKGTTSKPVFHIKGDSELHKGELVSVIFQLFQWDMDLSKVHAHFQETNLNSLFQSLPATPIVKDFDLYGALMKIIIHQQLNMKFAHTLSTRFVQKYGEKINGVWYYPEPERTATIPYEELRELQFSQRKAEYVIDTSKRIVDGKLDLQTLAGKRDDEVEQELTKIRGIGKWTAENWLLFALGRPNLLPAADIGIQNALKKLLQLDVKPKKDEIYKMGEQWAPYRSYASLTLWRSIES
- the rlmD gene encoding 23S rRNA (uracil(1939)-C(5))-methyltransferase RlmD; translated protein: MNKHKHQKGRQKQKHQQNQQSDKPVELLITIKRMGINGEGIGYYKRKAVFVQGALPGEEVIVVVTREYPKYIRAEMKRIRTKSKDRVDPPCDVYEACGGCQLQHLRYEKQLAFKRDLILQSLERYVKKEVDPSIIKKTIGMKHPWDYRNKSQLQVGRIRDNVIVGLYGQGSHRLIDITGCLVQHPKTNDVALQMKKIIADLNIPVYQEKKHEGIIRTIVTRLGFETGQIQLVLVTTKESFPKKQLLIKEIQKRLPQVTSLMLNVNNERTSLIYGENTFHLSGEEYIEEKLDEIGFELSARAFFQLNPAQTIKLYNEVKKVAELTGEEKVVDAYCGVGTIGLWLASNAKEVRGMEVIEDAVKDARKNAEKRGVDNVKYYTGTAESWLPKWKKEGFDPDVIIVDPPRTGCDNRFLETVKKIRPKKFIYVSCNPSTLAKDLDALMSKYEIKSIQPVDMFPQTSQVESITLLELK